One Pseudomonas abieticivorans genomic region harbors:
- a CDS encoding acyltransferase family protein has product MVYSVQYLRALAALLVVVAHSLHKVGQLSSVPIEGFTLGDAGVDLFFIISGFVMCHVSANKSISPVNFMRARLVRILPLYWLLTCAALVVFLINPGMVNSSGGVTTLVHSFTLFPVGQKLLIQNGWTLSYEFWFYLIFALGLQVQGAARLAIVSVIIVGLVALGMWLKPLAPALSFATQPLLLEFLMGCAAYGLIRREWLGRPAYLLILVLGLAGAVVANNCPGSASRVLLWGVPMMAVFIGCVGLEAWFRQWAEHAVGRLLKGLGDASYSLYLSHPFAISTVAVLLKKSGLQHYTLLSVIALVVASWVAGQLCYVFVEKPLLKRFRHWGQPRQQDTHAAVTPLRP; this is encoded by the coding sequence ATGGTTTATTCCGTTCAATACTTGAGAGCCTTGGCCGCGCTGTTGGTGGTTGTTGCCCATTCGCTGCACAAAGTCGGACAACTTTCATCGGTGCCCATCGAGGGTTTTACCTTGGGCGATGCCGGGGTGGATTTGTTTTTTATTATTTCTGGCTTTGTGATGTGCCATGTCTCGGCTAATAAATCGATAAGCCCCGTGAACTTCATGAGGGCGCGGCTGGTGCGGATCTTGCCGCTGTATTGGTTGTTGACGTGTGCAGCCTTGGTGGTGTTTCTCATCAACCCGGGCATGGTCAACAGCAGTGGCGGCGTGACGACCCTTGTGCACTCGTTCACCCTGTTCCCGGTGGGCCAGAAATTATTGATACAGAACGGCTGGACACTCAGTTACGAGTTTTGGTTTTACCTGATTTTCGCCTTGGGCTTGCAGGTCCAGGGGGCTGCTCGCTTGGCCATTGTGAGCGTGATCATTGTGGGGCTGGTGGCTTTGGGCATGTGGCTGAAGCCGCTCGCCCCGGCATTGTCTTTCGCCACCCAACCGCTGTTGCTGGAATTCCTGATGGGCTGTGCCGCCTACGGGTTGATCAGGCGCGAGTGGCTGGGGCGACCGGCGTATTTGCTGATTCTGGTGCTTGGGCTTGCGGGCGCGGTGGTGGCGAACAATTGCCCAGGTAGCGCATCGCGCGTGCTGCTGTGGGGGGTGCCGATGATGGCGGTATTTATCGGTTGCGTCGGCTTGGAAGCCTGGTTCAGGCAGTGGGCTGAACATGCTGTGGGGCGCCTGCTCAAAGGCTTGGGAGACGCTTCGTATTCCTTGTACCTGTCGCATCCCTTTGCCATTAGCACGGTGGCCGTGCTGCTGAAAAAGTCAGGGTTGCAACACTACACCTTGCTGAGTGTGATCGCCCTCGTGGTGGCCTCATGGGTGGCCGGCCAACTGTGTTATGTGTTCGTCGAGAAGCCTTTGCTCAAGCGCTTTCGGCACTGGGGGCAACCTCGCCAACAGGATACGCACGCAGCCGTTACCCCTCTGCGGCCATAA
- a CDS encoding polysaccharide biosynthesis/export family protein, with protein sequence MTVKLLLVISLSMLLQACLFAPGQTMDTAAMTSANGAQGVDFIAITPKSIAMDAAAAEQHPVPAPLLAYSPDGYRIGPNDVLYITVWDHPELTAPSGQQQQIDANGRLVRPDGTLFYPFLGPVQAAGKTIEELRKSIAAGLARYVDNPQVDLSILRFASQTVVVSGAVLKSGKQSLTTSPLSVVQALGDAGIDTLNADLANLTLLRDGQRYTLDLNTLGQPDNQLNSVYLKADDTLYLAYNDLKKIYVMGEVNQPRALTFKTRTLNLSEVLGTVGGLNQNTSDGRAVYVIRGVDNLQTTPAKVYQLDVKSPSAMVLATHFQVQPQDVVYVGPADVTRWNRFISQLVPSASIVGIGAAAQNNLSEAASR encoded by the coding sequence ATGACCGTTAAATTGTTGTTGGTAATTTCGCTCTCGATGCTGTTGCAAGCCTGCCTGTTTGCGCCAGGCCAGACAATGGACACGGCGGCCATGACTTCGGCGAACGGTGCACAAGGTGTGGACTTCATTGCAATCACGCCCAAGTCGATTGCCATGGATGCCGCTGCTGCCGAACAACATCCGGTACCGGCGCCGTTGCTGGCCTATTCGCCAGACGGTTATCGGATCGGGCCCAACGACGTGCTGTACATCACCGTGTGGGACCACCCCGAGTTGACGGCGCCTTCGGGGCAGCAACAACAAATTGATGCCAACGGCCGGCTGGTGCGCCCGGACGGTACGCTGTTCTATCCATTCCTGGGGCCGGTGCAGGCGGCGGGCAAAACCATTGAAGAGCTGCGCAAGTCGATTGCCGCGGGGTTGGCTCGCTATGTCGATAACCCGCAGGTCGACCTGAGTATCCTGCGCTTCGCCAGCCAGACAGTGGTGGTCTCGGGTGCCGTGCTGAAATCTGGAAAACAGTCATTGACCACCAGCCCGTTGAGCGTGGTGCAAGCGTTGGGTGACGCCGGTATCGACACCCTCAACGCGGACCTGGCCAACCTCACCCTGTTGCGCGACGGGCAGCGCTATACCCTGGACCTCAACACCCTGGGGCAACCTGACAACCAGTTGAACAGTGTCTATCTCAAAGCCGACGACACGCTGTACCTGGCGTACAACGATCTGAAAAAAATCTACGTGATGGGGGAGGTCAACCAGCCCCGTGCGCTGACCTTCAAGACGCGCACGCTGAACTTGTCCGAGGTGTTGGGTACGGTCGGCGGGTTGAATCAAAACACCTCCGATGGCCGCGCGGTGTATGTGATCCGCGGGGTCGATAACCTTCAAACCACGCCGGCCAAGGTCTACCAGCTGGACGTGAAATCGCCCTCGGCCATGGTATTGGCGACCCATTTTCAGGTCCAACCCCAGGACGTGGTCTATGTCGGACCTGCAGACGTTACGCGCTGGAACCGCTTCATCAGCCAACTGGTTCCCTCGGCCTCTATCGTAGGCATAGGTGCTGCTGCTCAAAATAACCTGAGTGAAGCGGCCAGCAGATAA